In Musa acuminata AAA Group cultivar baxijiao chromosome BXJ2-10, Cavendish_Baxijiao_AAA, whole genome shotgun sequence, a genomic segment contains:
- the LOC103999890 gene encoding uncharacterized protein LOC103999890 isoform X2, which yields MFLPSSSTENRDYVFASRTKGLETSWPFAQHFLRLCFKHGVKGLLPPFEPPNLLRVQCRRKEVEQILAHIVDPQEEKQSCDRKTRTCQEISKDDLAHCDAGVRLIRTHEQVETSSYDIGNQESKTTATDIENKCRLIVKLGVISGSSRTEDTISDSSTVSDPMASKVCPVCRTFSSTSNTTLNAHIDQCLSMESNTKWMSSKLSKPTEKPRKKRLMVDIYATAPRCTLEDLDKRNGTNWANEMAFATAPTVEVDMETKKPKLSPTESTAYVEGSVSVNSAGAKLKILSKFNDMPKLKEGPKFQKHEEVIEPTKMFLVSKKKHLNAKFSRKMKVKAQRNKLSSRTLLKAQIQTAHEGYCNAKTHHENEESLNPGNLNKSSSSLRQLMCSRRSDLPKNLFRKNVKRASDNTVPLTRSRLTSEDLVSSPKRVHSAGDGFEDSEKLSIPTFKWSSESTVKNGILLRKPKSSGNSVASSGIKIKEIDLSIQHQSDNSSRRTNISLEICHRPLIKDPIKLILKKKDSAGRTSSTSEVRKGDLKEKLFSFDKFRKHRSVSRSGKSGVEFQATTYGIDIPRTSNDALESCEFDCSKSVTVSPAGEMMNHGSTSRKDVPGDEERDDRSTMEEQKHGDECHGPDVENLNMQVEVFHSGHCVIKSSKEISTANPSPNDIMSSGNLQASFGARLDPSPLVEQVQYISKREFHEKQLVERSERQEESCDGVSREEIDDQNIQIADEMEERGEKVSCAIEPKEYTVDTMSIQESSGCLTNGDVGPRIPERSTSVTSVRTIVDDAMNLASDGEPSGSPVSTASTLFVPSSIDSKYTDPENEALGIVVNVEDKLALMERNVEGRNQELKANLSAKEPSQSVNDEPFYSSCRESLSRESQSLRSNATQHRTTIGKQVPDLFPGPRISSSFSLYQNQRTNTMVSSTSTETLSDSAVKVPSCTGANPILRLMGKNLMVMKNEEFVPPSTVMDHPPDVNLSSHLGFSSANTHMKQQNFPGTVAEHQFPVCLPSTAVAGFSFTSLHAALVPRPNQQAQEKNAYKKFDSSATPCMMNEVIVIDDSPKTDKQPSLSSPTSTLPFDASSLNPLSQRSFSCLSSQDHIEDPPSGMRPLLPNLYTGVDASLIKRYSTAEGHFMFQSPGTAYMRPSICYSQTLH from the exons ATGTTCCTCCCATCTTCCAGCACCGAGAACAG AGATTATGTTTTTGCATCGAGGACCAAAGGCCTAGAGACAAGTTGGCCATTTGCACAGCATTTCTTGCGGCTCTGCTTCAAGCATGGTGTCAAAGGTCTATTGCCACCTTTCGAGCCTCCAAATTTGTTGAGAGTTCAGTGTCGCAGAAAGGAAGTAGAACAGATCCTAGCGCATATTGTTGATCCTCAAGAGGAGAAACAATCTTGTGATAGAAAAACAAGAACCTGTCAGGAAATTAGCAAAGATGATCTGGCTCATTGTGATGCAGGAGTTAGATTGATAAGGACCCATGAGCAAGTTGAAACTTCTTCTTATGACATCGGTAATCAAGAATCTAAAACAACCGCAACGGATATAGAAAATAAGTGCAGGTTGATAGTAAAATTAGGTGTCATCTCTGGGAGCAGTCGAACAGAGGACACAATTTCTGACTCTAGCACAGTTTCAGATCCTATGGCTTCAAAGGTTTGTCCTGTTTGTAGAACATTTTCTTCCACTTCAAATACAACTTTGAACGCTCACATAGATCAGTGCCTCTCgatggagtccaacaccaagtggATGTCAAGCAAACTCTCAAAACCAACAGAAAAACCAAGGAAGAAGAGACTGATGGTGGATATTTATGCTACTGCTCCTCGTTGCACTCTTGAAGATCTCGATAAGAGGAATGGTACAAACTGGGCCAACGAAATGGCATTTGCCACTGCACCAACTGTTGAAGTTGATATGGAGACGAAGAAACCAAAATTGTCACCAACAGAGTCTACAGCTTATGTTGAAGGATCAGTATCTGTTAATTCAGCtggtgcaaaactcaaaattctaTCCAAATTCAATGACATGCCAAAGTTGAAGGAAGGACCGAAGTTTCAGAAGCATGAAGAAGTCATTGAGCCAACAAAAATGTTTTTGGTCAGCAAGAAGAAGCATTTGAATGCAAAGTTTTCAAGGAAGATGAAAGTGAAGGCACAGAGAAACAAATTGAGCTCACGCACTCTGTTGAAAGCACAG ATTCAAACTGCACATGAAGGATATTGTAATGCTAAAACTCATCATGAGAATGAAGAATCACTAAACCCAGGTAACCTCAACAAGAGCAGTTCATCTTTAAGACAATTGATGTGTTCCAGACGATCAGATCTCCCAAAGAACCTTTTCAGAAAGAATGTCAAGCGTGCATCAGATAATACTGTACCTCTCACAAGAAGCAGGCTCACGTCTGAAGACTTGGTCAGTTCTCCGAAGAGAGTGCACTCTGCTGGTGATGGCTTTGAAGACTCTGAAAAGCTATCAATCCCCACTTTCAAATGGTCATCTGAAAGTACTGTGAAAAATGGTATCCTATTGCGAAAACCAAAGTCATCTGGGAATTCTGTGGCTTCTTCAGGAATCAAAATAAAGGAGATTGACCTAAGCATTCAACACCAATCTGATAACTCTTCTCGgaggacgaacatatctttggaaatcTGTCATCGTCCCTTGATAAAAGACCCAATCAAGTTAATTTTGAAGAAGAAAGACTCTGCTGGAAGAACATCCAGCACCTCGGAGGTGAGGAAAGGTGATCTAAAAGAGAAATTATTTTCCTTTGACAAGTTCCGCAAGCATCGATCGGTTTCCAGGAGTGGCAAGAGTGGAGTAGAATTCCAGGCAACTACCTATGGTATTGATATTCCAAGAACAAGTAACGATGCACTAGAATCTTGTGAATTTGATTGCTCAAAGAGTGTAACAGTATCTCCAGCAGGAGAGATGATGAATCATGGATCTACAAGCAGGAAAGATGTCCCAGGAGATGAGGAAAGAGATGACAGGAGCACAATGGAGGAGCAGAAGCATGGTGACGAATGTCATGGTCCTGATGTTGAGAACTTAAACATGCAAGTAGAGGTCTTTCACTCTGGACATTGTGTCATCAAGTCATCTAAGGAAATATCTACGGCTAATCCTTCTCCTAATGATATCATGAGTTCAGGAAACCTGCAAGCATCATTTGGTGCCAGATTAGATCCTTCTCCATTGGTTGAACAAGTTCAGTATATATCTAAAAGGGAATTCCATGAAAAACAATTAGTGGAAAGATCTGAAAGGCAAGAGGAAAGCTGTGATGGTGTGTCCAGAGAAGAGATCGATGACCAAAATATCCAAATAGCAGATGAAATGGAAGAAAGAGGGGAGAAAGTTTCTTGTGCAATTGAACCCAAGGAATATACTGTTGATACCATGTCCATCCAGGAATCTAGTGGTTGCTTGACTAATGGGGATGTCGGTCCTAGAATCCCCGAAAGGAGCACATCGGTAACCTCGGTTAGAACAATTGTGGATGATGCCATGAATTTGGCTAGTGATGGTGAACCAAGTGGATCACCTGTGTCAACTGCATCAACTCTTTTTGTCCCCTCTTCAATAGATTCCAAATATACTGATCCAGAGAATGAGGCATTGGGAATTGTTGTTAATGTTGAAGATAAGCTGGCTTTGATGGAAAGAAATGTCGAGGGCAGGAATCAAGAACTCAAGGCAAATCTATCAGCAAAAGAACCTAGTCAGTCAGTAAATGATGAGCCATTCTATAGCTCATGCAGGGAGAGCCTTTCAAGAGAGTCTCAATCATTAAGATCAAACGCTACACAGCACAGGACAACCATTGGAAAACAGGTTCCTGACTTGTTTCCCGGGCCAAGAATCTCTTCCTCTTTTAGTTTGTATCAGAATCAGAGAACTAACACTATGGTCAGCTCCACCTCCACCGAAACTTTGTCAGATTCTGCAGTCAAGGTTCCATCTTGCACCGGTGCTAATCCAATCCTTAGGTTGATGGGCAAGAATTTGATGGTGATGAAAAATGAAGAGTTTGTGCCACCTAGTACAGTTATGGATCACCCACCAGATGTAAACTTGTCATCTCATCTTGGATTTAGTTCAGCCAACACTCACATGAAGCAGCAGAATTTTCCCGGAACAGTGGCTGAGCACCAATTTCCCGTATGCCTGCCCAGCACAGCAGTGGCTGGTTTCTCATTCACTTCTCTGCATGCTGCTTTGGTGCCAAGACCAAATCAACAAGCCCAGGAAAAGAATGCATACAAAAAGTTCGACTCCTCTGCAACTCCTTGCATGATGAATGAGGTGATAGTGATAGATGACTCTCCCAAGACTGACAAGCAACCAAGTCTGAGCAGTCCAACAAGCACTTTGCCTTTTGATGcctcaagtttgaatccattgtcTCAGAGATCATTCTCCTGCCTTTCTTCGCAAGATCACATTGAGGATCCTCCGAGTGGCATGAGACCTTTGTTACCGAACCTGTACACCGGAGTGGATGCTAGTTTGATCAAGAGGTATAGCACTGCAGAAGGCCATTTCATGTTCCAATCTCCTGGAACCGCTTACATGCGCCCATCAATATGTTACTCACAGACCCTCCACTGA
- the LOC103999890 gene encoding uncharacterized protein LOC103999890 isoform X1 — MLSTKNSPDPSCSSHLPAPRTGESASQTLAFQERNPILEETPTPNFSIRDYVFASRTKGLETSWPFAQHFLRLCFKHGVKGLLPPFEPPNLLRVQCRRKEVEQILAHIVDPQEEKQSCDRKTRTCQEISKDDLAHCDAGVRLIRTHEQVETSSYDIGNQESKTTATDIENKCRLIVKLGVISGSSRTEDTISDSSTVSDPMASKVCPVCRTFSSTSNTTLNAHIDQCLSMESNTKWMSSKLSKPTEKPRKKRLMVDIYATAPRCTLEDLDKRNGTNWANEMAFATAPTVEVDMETKKPKLSPTESTAYVEGSVSVNSAGAKLKILSKFNDMPKLKEGPKFQKHEEVIEPTKMFLVSKKKHLNAKFSRKMKVKAQRNKLSSRTLLKAQIQTAHEGYCNAKTHHENEESLNPGNLNKSSSSLRQLMCSRRSDLPKNLFRKNVKRASDNTVPLTRSRLTSEDLVSSPKRVHSAGDGFEDSEKLSIPTFKWSSESTVKNGILLRKPKSSGNSVASSGIKIKEIDLSIQHQSDNSSRRTNISLEICHRPLIKDPIKLILKKKDSAGRTSSTSEVRKGDLKEKLFSFDKFRKHRSVSRSGKSGVEFQATTYGIDIPRTSNDALESCEFDCSKSVTVSPAGEMMNHGSTSRKDVPGDEERDDRSTMEEQKHGDECHGPDVENLNMQVEVFHSGHCVIKSSKEISTANPSPNDIMSSGNLQASFGARLDPSPLVEQVQYISKREFHEKQLVERSERQEESCDGVSREEIDDQNIQIADEMEERGEKVSCAIEPKEYTVDTMSIQESSGCLTNGDVGPRIPERSTSVTSVRTIVDDAMNLASDGEPSGSPVSTASTLFVPSSIDSKYTDPENEALGIVVNVEDKLALMERNVEGRNQELKANLSAKEPSQSVNDEPFYSSCRESLSRESQSLRSNATQHRTTIGKQVPDLFPGPRISSSFSLYQNQRTNTMVSSTSTETLSDSAVKVPSCTGANPILRLMGKNLMVMKNEEFVPPSTVMDHPPDVNLSSHLGFSSANTHMKQQNFPGTVAEHQFPVCLPSTAVAGFSFTSLHAALVPRPNQQAQEKNAYKKFDSSATPCMMNEVIVIDDSPKTDKQPSLSSPTSTLPFDASSLNPLSQRSFSCLSSQDHIEDPPSGMRPLLPNLYTGVDASLIKRYSTAEGHFMFQSPGTAYMRPSICYSQTLH; from the exons ATGTTATCGACTAAAAATTCACCAGACCCTTCATGTTCCTCCCATCTTCCAGCACCGAGAACAGGTGAGAGTGCTTCTCAAACGCTTGCCTTCCAAGAGAGGAATCCCATCCTAGAAGAGACACCAACTCCTAATTTCTCTATAAG AGATTATGTTTTTGCATCGAGGACCAAAGGCCTAGAGACAAGTTGGCCATTTGCACAGCATTTCTTGCGGCTCTGCTTCAAGCATGGTGTCAAAGGTCTATTGCCACCTTTCGAGCCTCCAAATTTGTTGAGAGTTCAGTGTCGCAGAAAGGAAGTAGAACAGATCCTAGCGCATATTGTTGATCCTCAAGAGGAGAAACAATCTTGTGATAGAAAAACAAGAACCTGTCAGGAAATTAGCAAAGATGATCTGGCTCATTGTGATGCAGGAGTTAGATTGATAAGGACCCATGAGCAAGTTGAAACTTCTTCTTATGACATCGGTAATCAAGAATCTAAAACAACCGCAACGGATATAGAAAATAAGTGCAGGTTGATAGTAAAATTAGGTGTCATCTCTGGGAGCAGTCGAACAGAGGACACAATTTCTGACTCTAGCACAGTTTCAGATCCTATGGCTTCAAAGGTTTGTCCTGTTTGTAGAACATTTTCTTCCACTTCAAATACAACTTTGAACGCTCACATAGATCAGTGCCTCTCgatggagtccaacaccaagtggATGTCAAGCAAACTCTCAAAACCAACAGAAAAACCAAGGAAGAAGAGACTGATGGTGGATATTTATGCTACTGCTCCTCGTTGCACTCTTGAAGATCTCGATAAGAGGAATGGTACAAACTGGGCCAACGAAATGGCATTTGCCACTGCACCAACTGTTGAAGTTGATATGGAGACGAAGAAACCAAAATTGTCACCAACAGAGTCTACAGCTTATGTTGAAGGATCAGTATCTGTTAATTCAGCtggtgcaaaactcaaaattctaTCCAAATTCAATGACATGCCAAAGTTGAAGGAAGGACCGAAGTTTCAGAAGCATGAAGAAGTCATTGAGCCAACAAAAATGTTTTTGGTCAGCAAGAAGAAGCATTTGAATGCAAAGTTTTCAAGGAAGATGAAAGTGAAGGCACAGAGAAACAAATTGAGCTCACGCACTCTGTTGAAAGCACAG ATTCAAACTGCACATGAAGGATATTGTAATGCTAAAACTCATCATGAGAATGAAGAATCACTAAACCCAGGTAACCTCAACAAGAGCAGTTCATCTTTAAGACAATTGATGTGTTCCAGACGATCAGATCTCCCAAAGAACCTTTTCAGAAAGAATGTCAAGCGTGCATCAGATAATACTGTACCTCTCACAAGAAGCAGGCTCACGTCTGAAGACTTGGTCAGTTCTCCGAAGAGAGTGCACTCTGCTGGTGATGGCTTTGAAGACTCTGAAAAGCTATCAATCCCCACTTTCAAATGGTCATCTGAAAGTACTGTGAAAAATGGTATCCTATTGCGAAAACCAAAGTCATCTGGGAATTCTGTGGCTTCTTCAGGAATCAAAATAAAGGAGATTGACCTAAGCATTCAACACCAATCTGATAACTCTTCTCGgaggacgaacatatctttggaaatcTGTCATCGTCCCTTGATAAAAGACCCAATCAAGTTAATTTTGAAGAAGAAAGACTCTGCTGGAAGAACATCCAGCACCTCGGAGGTGAGGAAAGGTGATCTAAAAGAGAAATTATTTTCCTTTGACAAGTTCCGCAAGCATCGATCGGTTTCCAGGAGTGGCAAGAGTGGAGTAGAATTCCAGGCAACTACCTATGGTATTGATATTCCAAGAACAAGTAACGATGCACTAGAATCTTGTGAATTTGATTGCTCAAAGAGTGTAACAGTATCTCCAGCAGGAGAGATGATGAATCATGGATCTACAAGCAGGAAAGATGTCCCAGGAGATGAGGAAAGAGATGACAGGAGCACAATGGAGGAGCAGAAGCATGGTGACGAATGTCATGGTCCTGATGTTGAGAACTTAAACATGCAAGTAGAGGTCTTTCACTCTGGACATTGTGTCATCAAGTCATCTAAGGAAATATCTACGGCTAATCCTTCTCCTAATGATATCATGAGTTCAGGAAACCTGCAAGCATCATTTGGTGCCAGATTAGATCCTTCTCCATTGGTTGAACAAGTTCAGTATATATCTAAAAGGGAATTCCATGAAAAACAATTAGTGGAAAGATCTGAAAGGCAAGAGGAAAGCTGTGATGGTGTGTCCAGAGAAGAGATCGATGACCAAAATATCCAAATAGCAGATGAAATGGAAGAAAGAGGGGAGAAAGTTTCTTGTGCAATTGAACCCAAGGAATATACTGTTGATACCATGTCCATCCAGGAATCTAGTGGTTGCTTGACTAATGGGGATGTCGGTCCTAGAATCCCCGAAAGGAGCACATCGGTAACCTCGGTTAGAACAATTGTGGATGATGCCATGAATTTGGCTAGTGATGGTGAACCAAGTGGATCACCTGTGTCAACTGCATCAACTCTTTTTGTCCCCTCTTCAATAGATTCCAAATATACTGATCCAGAGAATGAGGCATTGGGAATTGTTGTTAATGTTGAAGATAAGCTGGCTTTGATGGAAAGAAATGTCGAGGGCAGGAATCAAGAACTCAAGGCAAATCTATCAGCAAAAGAACCTAGTCAGTCAGTAAATGATGAGCCATTCTATAGCTCATGCAGGGAGAGCCTTTCAAGAGAGTCTCAATCATTAAGATCAAACGCTACACAGCACAGGACAACCATTGGAAAACAGGTTCCTGACTTGTTTCCCGGGCCAAGAATCTCTTCCTCTTTTAGTTTGTATCAGAATCAGAGAACTAACACTATGGTCAGCTCCACCTCCACCGAAACTTTGTCAGATTCTGCAGTCAAGGTTCCATCTTGCACCGGTGCTAATCCAATCCTTAGGTTGATGGGCAAGAATTTGATGGTGATGAAAAATGAAGAGTTTGTGCCACCTAGTACAGTTATGGATCACCCACCAGATGTAAACTTGTCATCTCATCTTGGATTTAGTTCAGCCAACACTCACATGAAGCAGCAGAATTTTCCCGGAACAGTGGCTGAGCACCAATTTCCCGTATGCCTGCCCAGCACAGCAGTGGCTGGTTTCTCATTCACTTCTCTGCATGCTGCTTTGGTGCCAAGACCAAATCAACAAGCCCAGGAAAAGAATGCATACAAAAAGTTCGACTCCTCTGCAACTCCTTGCATGATGAATGAGGTGATAGTGATAGATGACTCTCCCAAGACTGACAAGCAACCAAGTCTGAGCAGTCCAACAAGCACTTTGCCTTTTGATGcctcaagtttgaatccattgtcTCAGAGATCATTCTCCTGCCTTTCTTCGCAAGATCACATTGAGGATCCTCCGAGTGGCATGAGACCTTTGTTACCGAACCTGTACACCGGAGTGGATGCTAGTTTGATCAAGAGGTATAGCACTGCAGAAGGCCATTTCATGTTCCAATCTCCTGGAACCGCTTACATGCGCCCATCAATATGTTACTCACAGACCCTCCACTGA